Proteins co-encoded in one Fusarium musae strain F31 chromosome 3, whole genome shotgun sequence genomic window:
- a CDS encoding hypothetical protein (EggNog:ENOG41): protein MAAATPSPEYLAETRGPMIRTVTWLSVIFPILFVGLRVYTRLFVRKVFGLDDWVIVISLVLLICYGAIIEAAVQKGLGRHVEWVLTFAPQDAVPVALLGQVSQPFVVMSCALGKTSFSISLMRLAAQRFIHRFLWFIVVTMLTLHILISIIVFVHCEDPRTTWNPAIVSKCWHPNSYLGVLYFIGAYSAVTDFILALLPWAMLWNLNMKNKEKFGVAFAMSLGVFAGAIAVIKCTKLKANATSTDPTYDVGELLFTACAENALIIMAACIPTLRPMLRKVFPSSAKSSENSHRLKNMNNIMFVPKNKAGQWSALIETEAHPDHNSDNQSDKSILKEHRGTMNGQDNAGPAGGPASPALSPHIRKTMSVNVSYDRSNSM from the exons ATGGCTGCTGCTACGCCTTCTCCTGAGTATCTCGCCGAGACGCGTGGCCCGATGATTCGGACTGTTACGTGGCTCTCTGTGATCTTTCCCATTCTTTTTGTTGGACTTAGAGTGTACACGAGATTGTTTGTGCGAAAGGTCTTTGGTCTTGATGACTGGGTCATTGTTATCTCTCTG gttcttctcatctgctATGGCGCCATCATCGAAGCTGCCGTTCAGAAAGGTCTCGGTCGACACGTCGAATGGGTTCTCACCTTTGCTCCCCAAGATGCCGTCCCGGTCGCATTGCTCGGCCAAGTCTCACAGCCCTTTGTGGTCATGTCGTGTGCCTTGGGCAAGACATCCTTCTCGATCAGCCTCATGCGACTAGCCGCACAGCGATTCATCCATCGGTTCCTCTGGTTCATCGTCGTCACTATGCTTACACTTCACATCCTCATCTCTATTATTGTCTTTGTGCACTGTGAAGATCCCCGAACAACATGGAACCCGGCTATCGTGAGCAAGTGTTGGCATCCTAATTCCTACCTTGGAGTTTTGTACTTCATCGGCG CTTACTCTGCCGTGACCGATTTCATCCTCGCGCTTCTTCCTTGGGCTATGCTCTGGAACTTGAacatgaagaacaaggaaaAGTTCGGTGTAGCTTTCGCCATGAGTCTTGGTGTCTT CGCCGGAGCTATCGCAGTTATTAAATGCACAAAGCTCAAAGCCAACGCAACAAGCACCGATCCTACCTACGACGTCGGTGAACTTCTCTTCACTGCATGCGCTGAGAATGCACTCATTATCATGGCTGCTTGTATACCTACCCTTCGACCCATGCTTCGCAAGGTCTTTCCTTCATCAGCCAAGTCAAGCGAGAACTCGCATCGTTTGAAGAACATGAACAACATCATGTTCGttcccaagaacaaggctgGTCAATGGAGTGCTTTGATTGAGACTGAGGCTCATCCGGATCACAACTCTGACAACCAGAGTGACAAGAGTATTCTCAAGGAACATCGTGGTACTATGAATGGTCAGGACAATGCTGGGCCAGCTGGTGGACCAGCTAGTCCAGCACTATCACCCCATATCAGAAAAACAATGTCGGTAAATGTGTCGTATGACAGGAGTAACAGTATGTAA